In a genomic window of Diabrotica undecimpunctata isolate CICGRU chromosome 2, icDiaUnde3, whole genome shotgun sequence:
- the LOC140434119 gene encoding venom carboxylesterase-6-like codes for MMWKTFICVTLCLNFVRADDLIVKTLNGEVRGRMEYSMRKTGVPFYAFQQIPYGKAPVGDLRFREPQPADSWNDVFDATKNTKVCYQVWNWFGSLGDIETEDCLFLNVYTPKKPVHEKNLPVLVWIYGGGFVAGASNFEQAGPHYFMENEVMVVTISYRIGPFGFLATDDLSSPGNYGLKDQSLALKWIQNNIEYFGGDPNRVTIMGTSAGAASVTYQLMSPKSRDLFWAGIAGSGSLLTPWAYQKDSKAIAYKLAEFINPSFDPSSSTAELVAYLRSVPADVLNNASSKAIWDTLGNEEIIQGFFYAPVIEPEHETAFITEHMYTAVEQGKMNRLPLMIGIESEEALGRTLGENWAGALPSFDDDVKLLVNHNMRISDSKTLEEVGQKIRKIVTHGLLQNDYAGAIRYYSDMSFNRPIIRHGELQSKFSDVYFYQFSYDGKLGGTKNYIEGAERVQHSEDTNYFLVYGNWSVLDTLPPEDILTSERWRLLITNFAKYRNPTPEESETLQNIIWPKVQPNNFVYLNLNNSLSIVQDYPKSNTYSKWVKLYEKYAQKPYINF; via the exons ATGATGTGGAAGACTTTTATTTGTGTGACActctgtttaaattttgtt AGGGCAGATGATCTAATAGTAAAAACTTTAAATGGAGAAGTACGTGGACGAATGGAGTACTCCATGAGAAAAACTGGAGTTCCATTTTATGCATTTCAGCAAATACCGTACGGAAAAGCTCCGGTTGGCGATTTAAGATTCAGG GAACCACAACCTGCTGACTCGTGGAATGATGTGTTTGATGCTACAAAGAACACAAAAGTTTGCTATCAGGTTTGGAATTGGTTTGGTAGTTTGGGAGATATAGAAACGGAAGATTGTTTGTTCCTTAATGTCTACACTCCCAAA aaaccAGTCCATGAAAAAAACCTACCTGTACTGGTATGGATATATGGAGGAGGATTCGTTGCCGGCGCTTCCAACTTTGAACAAGCAGGACCTCACTATTTTATGGAGAATGAAGTAATGGTGGTAACTATCAGTTATCGTATTGGTCCTTTTG GCTTCTTGGCTACAGATGATTTATCCAGTCCAGGAAACTACGGTCTTAAAGATCAGAGCCTTGCGCTAAAATGGATCCAAAATAACATTGAATATTTTGGTGGTGATCCCAATAGGGTAACGATTATGGGAACTAGTGCTGGTGCAGCTTCAGTGACGTACCAGTTGATGAGTCCAAAGTCTAGAG ATCTCTTCTGGGCAGGTATAGCTGGAAGTGGATCGCTGTTAACACCATGGGCGTATCAAAAAGACTCTAAGGCTATTGCATATAAATTAGCAGAATTTATTAATCCATCATTTGATCCATCTTCGTCAACTGCTGAACTAGTCGCTTACTTAAGATCTGTTCCAGCTGATGTCTTAAACAACGCTTCTTCAAAGGCTATTTGG gacACCCTTGGCAACGAAGAAATCATCCAAGGATTTTTCTATGCTCCTGTGATTGAACCGGAACATGAAACTGCTTTCATTACAGAACATATGTATACGGCTGTTGAACAAGGAAAAATGAATCGACTTCCATTAATGATTGGTATTGAAAGTGAAGAGGCCCTAGGCAGAACTCTGG GTGAAAACTGGGCAGGAGCGCTTCCTAGCTTCGACGATGATGTTAAACTCCTTGTCAACCATAATATGCGCATAAGTGACAGCAAAACTCTAGAAGAAGTTGgccagaaaataagaaaaattgtaACGCATGGATTGTTGCAAAATGATTACGCAGGAGCAATTAGG TATTACAGTGACATGTCATTTAATAGACCCATCATCCGTCATGGTGAACTGCAATCAAAGTTTAGCGACGTTTATTTCTACCAATTTTCCTACGATGGTAAACTTGGCGGGACAAAGAACTACATAGAAG GCGCAGAACGGGTACAACATTCTGAAGACACCAACTACTTTTTGGTCTATGGAAATTGGTCCGTTTTGGACACTCTCCCTCCAGAAGATATTCTCACTAGCGAAAGATGGAGATTGTTGATTACCAATTTTGCTAAATACAG GAATCCAACTCCTGAAGAGAGCGAAACCTTGCAAAATATTATCTGGCCCAAAGTACAACCAAACAACTTTGTTTACCTGAACCTCAATAATTCTTTGTCTATTGTACAGGATTATCCAAAAAGCAATACTTATTCCAAATGGGTAAAACTGTATGAGAAGTATGCCCAAAAACCATATATTAACTTTTAG